The window AGGTGCTGAGCAGTTTTGGTAACATAAAATTCAagtgtgaaaacaaataattgCAAGTTGAGGGCTCTAAGGGAATTAATCTTCCCTAATATTTTCTGAGTGTTTGGCTGACAAGTGCAGATGTCTAATTCCTAAAAATGTTCACATCAAaggcttttcattttctgaagaGCTACAGTGGAGTTCATGAAAAGGTCGAGCCTCAGATACTACTAAACAAAAGCCCCCTCCCCTCTTGGCTTATTATAAAATGCAGTGATGATGTCTACCTATAACTGTCACAGTAATCATTCTGCATTAATCAAAGCACTgcatatgaatatttttaacacaCATTTAGACACTCAATATTATTCAAGAACTAGGCCAGCAACTGTTATGTAACAGCATCAACTATACAATTAgcttctttattatttatatctgcagcacttatttttaaaaatacctgCACTGTTAAAAGGTTTTTGACCGCTATGTCCTCACATAACTTCAATAACTTTACCTTGCTCcgaaacaaaataaacagaatttaaaCAAGATGAAAAAGGCAGTGACAAGCAAAAACAATCAAATGGTGTTTGAGAGCCTATCgtttacacactcacaccaaTAAAGAACATCAACGTCGGAGGAACACACACGTATGCACTCTCCTCGGAACGATACCAGTGAACAATCTCAAATATAGATAACAACTGTGAAAAGTGATAAAGAAATGTGGGCTGCGATAACAGAAGGctaagtaaataaaaaacagagcagGCAGATATAAAACACgaggaaacaaaggaaaagaaagggaTGCCAGGAGATATCTGAGGCTGACACCACGGGAAAAAAAGGTATACTCGATGCAGGAAATAGATGGTTACAGACTTGTATATCATATGACTTAAATACTGTATGCCTGTCTGCCACATAGTGTAATGTTGATTGTACTTACAGTACAATAATGCACTCATGTAATCCACTAGTGTCGACATCTTTACATCTGAGATTTGCACCAAAGCCTGCGTCTTTACCTGTAGCTTCaccagatgaaaaaaaaaaaagtcatcttAAATATGCAggttacaaaaatgaaaaacttgcTGAAAGTGACTCCAGTCTGTTACTTAGCTGACAGCCTGGAATAAATCAACCGTTATCTTTCGTTGATGCCAAACTACATCTCAGGCTGTGAGTTTTGTCTTTACAGACGAACCAACAGACAGATTGGGGATACCCGGATGAACGGATGTAAGATAGAATAGAAAAGGGGGGAAGCATGGGAGGAGTGAAAAATCTTATAAGAGAAGAACCCCAGCAGTACTTAACAGTATTTTCACCTCTTcgatttatattattttaaaatctctcCTTAcgtttcaaatgtttttataactAACAACATTGCATAATCATTCCCTGAATATGAAACATGAAAGATGATTGTTTAGACCCCGCTTAAGCATGGGTGAATGTCCGTAAGTGCCGGCTCACTTAACTCTAAATCACACCCTAAAATActagcacacacatgcacagacacacagatacacaagaCTAATaaaggtacacacacaaatgcacacacccTGCCTCCTTCATGTGCTGGCCTCCCATGCATGGGCCCCCTAAAACTGGGTGCACTCAGTGATCCCTTTCCAAAGCCCTCATCTAAATGTGAGCAGATGTAATCCTTCAAGGAGAGGCAAAGACAACAGTGATAACCCACGATAAAGAAAAgctgaaggaagaaagaaaaaaagaaatagggAGAGAACTGGAGCGCGAGATGGGATAGACAAACAGGATGGGGGGATTAGCAACCTAGGGAACACATTTTTCagacaacaaaaaatgaaacGAAGGCaaagggagggagaagagaatgttttagagaaaaaaggaaaggcagagagaaagcatgtatgtgaaaggaaaagaatttgtacatacagtatactcaCAGATGAATGAGAGGGTGACCGTAGAAGTGATGAAAAATcatgtcaaaaaacaaaaatcagaggCAACCAGAATAGGAGCCTGAGTCTTGCAAAAAGTCCAGTTTCTACTGATTCTGGAGTTTTgccttttctcccttttcccGCGATTTTTCCAATTCCTATCCATCCTTCCTTCCTGAGTCTATCCCCTACTGGTTCACCTTCCCCTCTGTTCCCCCTCCCGTTTTCCTTGCCAGTGCCGGTACTCTTTCTCccactcttctctctttctctgtctttctcccacAGACCATGCTCTCCATTTTCCCCTCATTCTTCGCCTCTGTCCCCTTCATCTGCCCATTAATCAGGCACGCTTCTTTTTCTTCAACCCTCTGTTTGAGTATACAGATAcgattttaaaaatgtttctaaacAGATATCGAGTTTtgagttgaaaaaaaaaatactgcagaagaatagaaaaaactgtttacagGAAAGGACAAGCGGTTTGTGGCATGCAGTCTAATGTAGGAACAATCCACGGCCTGTCTTTTTCAGGGGCGACACGCATAGTATGGGTGAAACGTCTGTGTGGTGGTGCCACCATACATAAGGTCATAATTAAAATCAAAGAACAGAAcccaaaagaaaaaggaggaaaaaaccGAGCTTGCTGCGATCAGTCTCCAGTGAAAGTGGATAGTAAGCGCGAGTGAGGGGAAGGAGTGGGAAGGAGTCcggggtgtgtgcatgtgaggtgggaggggagagaaagaacagccagcaagagagagagcgagagaaagagagagactggGGGTTCATGGAGAAATATCCAAGAGGGAGGAATAGAGGAGGAGTGTGTCAGTggggagaggaaagaggagggggCAGGAATaggaatacattttttttttctttgatacTCACGCATTTGGATTTTGTACTCCCCCACCCCCCATTTCAAAGCTAATaccttctctttctgtcagaAGAAAatagagaggaagaaagaagaagagaaagagctACTGTGGGCTTTGTCTCCCGCCCCTGCCGTTCTTTTCCTGGTTTCCTTTCTGCTCCGGCTCCTTTCTATTCAGCCTGTTTTCTGCACGTGCACTTGAACTCTAAATCCTGCCtgccttcccctcccctctgtctctctaactgcgcatctgtgtgtctgtgtgtccctgcctctctctctctctctctctctctcctaggCACAGGCTTGAAATAGTGCTAGCAGGCAGGACAGAGCGAGCacgaaggagaaggagagggtgAGGGGGACAAAAAAGGGGAGAGAGATGTTGAGATGGGGGAGGGGAAGAAGCTTAGACAGGCTGACACAGAGCGCACAGggctctgtgtatgtgtatgtgtgtgtgtgtgtatgaacatGTCTGCACATTTGTAAACACACGTTCATCTACCTTGGCTTTAGATACAGTGTTTCACACACCAATGGTAATCCACATATGTTTTAGCCTACATaccagaaaatacatttttttatatttactccCAATTATAGCATCAAACTACAGGTATGGCAAGCTACTAAAATTAAGCAATACGTCTGAGTCTGTATACAGTACAATAAGCTTTGTAAGGAATGCAGAGTATGTCTAATAATTAATCCAACTATATAtcaaaaaatatgacaaataatGTCAGATATATCTCAAGctattgaacaaaaaaaaatgataccTTAACCTTGCATGCATTTTAtgtaacaataacaaaaaactaCAATAGAATGAAACTAAGAAAAGCTGCAATGTTTAAGAAGTTGTTATGAGGTAATTTAGGTATTTCTGCCAAAAACAATTCACAACGAATTGCTAGCTAAAATGATTTtgatagtttttaaaaataatatattaactGAGTTTAGCTCTGAAGACATCTTCTGTCATATGGATTTAAAAAATTCAGTCCAAGTGTGTAAGTATATTATGCATATAGAAGACTACTCAGCAGCTTTATTGGCTACAGGTCAAAATACATACGAAATCCTTGCCCCTGCTAACCCGTAACCCACATTTgccattattttacattttatacattgcATTATCAAGTATACCATAAAAAACCTATTGCTTCAGCTCTAGCTAGTTGACCTCCCCTGTCCTTTTTGGAAAAAGATGTGTTAACTTactgtgaactttttttttttcaattacagTTGCTGTAAAGACAAATTTAGCTGTTATGTTGAATTTCAATTGAGTTAGCTAGACAATGCCAAGAGTGTCAGGAAATAATGCAAAGAGATGagaaaagtgaagaagaaaagcaggCCATGGATGTCAGGGGAGAGCTGTGCTGAACCTTAGAACCTTAGTAGGTAGCTGTCTTTAGATGTAACCACATTTATGTTGGGAATGACAactttttattaataaaatactaTTAGTCACTACaatctgctttgttttcctaAGGCAGCAGTTCATGCACATAGAGGTATGGACACCAGCCTGAAAGAAAGCAGTTATGTTTTCATACATGAAATTGGAAGACCATGACACTTAACTTTTATATAGCTTATAAGTGCAAAACACACTGTTGGAGGAGGGTAAGTGTTATCCTGCATTTACAGACAGACAACTTGGATACAAGTGTCCTTTCCCTTCTAGTTACCAGATTTATTTGACATAATTAGCTACTGTATGGAGAACAAAAACGCTGCCTGGCTGGTAAAATAGACACTAAAGACTTACTAACCCACCACTTACGGTGTCCTCCTCACTGGGGTGCTTTCTCCTCGTCTGCTGACTGCAGCACACTTCTTGAAAATCCTTGGAGActgataaaacagcaaaaaaaaaaaaaaaaaaaaaaaaatggatgaagTGGAATAGGTGCCACAACACTACCCTCTGCTGGGATTCAACGAGAACGGCTCACACCCAGCGTCACTGCAGCGACAAAGCTCGTTTCTAACAGTTTAAACATCAAATTGACACGTAAACGAAGCAGACAGcgtgttaaaaatataaattgtgACTATTACCGTTGGCTAGTGTGTGGGTGATTCTGGTTTCATGGCTGAGTTAAACAGGAACTCGAGGATGCTGGCGAGGTGCATTCAGGCTCCTTTCCAAATGAGGGCATCCTTCCTTTTGCTGTTGCGCCGTGTTGTCGTCTAAGCTGGGACTAAACTCCACCAGACTTGACCACCTGGCCGTCGTCTTTGTAGGGCATATACACGGTAAAATATCTGCTTTTATTAGACAATGTGAGAACTGTTTATATGAACAGCTGCCACAGCGTTATGCTATCAGTTTAACGTATAACTAGTAAGCTAAACTAGCTAGCAACGTTAGCTAGTTCCAACGGCTGCGACGGGCGGTGCATTTCGGtccaataacaacaacaataataataataataataatgatcatgCAACTCTGTGGAGATATAAAGTGTAATATTTGAGCTCACCTTTGTCTGCAATTTGCTTTCTAGATGCCCAGTGTTACGGTGAAAGATGTCAACCAGCAGGAATTTGTCAGGGCGCTGTCAGCTTTCCTCAAAAAGTAAGTGAAGctcaaaaaagttaaaaaataaaaacctcctGCTGCAACACTGGCTGATATTCACCTGTCAATACCTTAATGTAAAGAgaaagtattgttttttttattattatttataattcatttatggtaataatatttttagaaatgcaATAAACTCATGTAGTTAGATGAATACATAcagacaaatgtatttttataattaaatttttttaatataaaatgaacaaatagcTATATTGTACATACATCTTTACTTAAAGTTCCACACTCCagtaaaacttttaaaatttaggttaaaaaaaaagggaaatgaaaTAGGCCTTTTCTCTTCTATCTGTTGTTTGAGGAAGCAGTCCAGTCATTTGACTCACTTGATTATTGATTTTCAGGTCTGGCAAACTTAAAGTCCCAGAGTGGGTTGACACCGTGAAGCTGGCCAGGCACAAGGAGCTGGCTCCATGTGATGACAACTGGTTTTATACTAGAGCAGGTTGATTACACTGGAAGCTTCCCATATATTAATTCATCTACATGcttctgaaacaaaaaaaaaaattaaattagcatataataataacaacaacaacaataaaaataagactAAGAGTGAACATTTAAGAAGAAATAATAGTTACATTAgccagaaaaatgtaaaattgattgattcattttttgAGTCAAtatcttatattttatttaataatagcATATCTCTTACTTACAGATCTCTTATATCAGCTTGACCTAGAAAACTCCATAGGCTTTCACTAAACATAATGCACCGAATTTCACTTTCTTAGGATGTACCACCAGCAATTTAATATCTTATGTCTTTTGGATGAACATACTTGTCAACAGCATCCACAGCCCGTCACCTTTATCTGCGAGGAGGTGTGGGTGTCGGCTCCATGATCAAGATCTACGGAGGGCGGCAGAGGAACGGTGTATGCCCTGCCCACTTCAGCGTAGGTTCCCGGAACGTGGCAAGAAAGGTCCTCCAGGCCCTGGAGGGTCTCAAGATGGTGGAGAAGGACCCCAATGGGTAAGAGAGGCGAATCTTGGTTTGAGACTGCAAAGTCCTGATCCTGACaaatgatggatttttttttttttttaacgtgcTTACAGAGGACGGAGACTTACTTCTCAGGGCCAGAGAGATCTGGATAGGATTGCTGGTCAGGTGTGTTGCTGAACTTTGAGTTACCAgtatgaacattttattttttattctgtctaAAATGATCACTTTATATATAATTTCAGTGATTACTTAAAGAGAGGGTGCATTAGTTTGTCCAGGCTGACTTGCAATGGGTGCATGGTTTACTAAGATTCTTCAGGTTGGTTTTATGTACGTCACCATGGCCATAACGTCAATGATCAAACTAAAACTGTGCTGTTATGTTTGCTTTTATATAGTTAGGTTAGATGTTTATCACTCTGGCATCCATAAATAactttttctccatctcttccttTGTATGTTTAGGTTGCCTCAGCAAACAAGAAACAACGGAGCTTACAAAGCGCCATCTGAGGAATATATTCAAAGAATCCAGAATTGCAGTTATGCCTTACCGCTTATTTACTCAAGTTTGCTTGTCTCCCATATCACTCTAGTGCCCACAGTTACAGAGTATAAAAGGCACTACACAGAGATGCATGTGTCTCTAGTACAGTTAGcacaaactaaatattttacatgGATGTTTTGCGACAGTTTtagattcattttttgtttgaaattcatTAAGAATTTCAAGACAGAGGTGGCCTTGTGACAGCAAAACACAGAATGGGCACAAAAGCACTGAGAATGcaatataacaataacaaagCAAGAGCATGTTTAGGGCATGTTTTCCAGACAAATGTAATGAATGCTaatgtattattgtatttattcatcCAATTCTTTATCTCAACTGGTTGCATAATATGTATTACCCAAATGAtgttatttctaaaatgtatatgacaaaaacatacatatggTGTTCCAAATAAATTGAGTGTATTAGATCTATGGTGTGTCAGTTTGTATGTGGTTGTATTGtattatgacaaaaaaataacaggtTTACATGTTACTGTAACAGTACATACATGTTATATTCTGTCATCATGGTGTGTACAGCAACTCAGCAACAATAGAGTAACTTAACACCAGGCTGAAAAGCAATTCCCTGCCCTGTCTGATTGAAAGTTTCAAGCCTGTCTCACTTTTGGGTGTGGTCACAGTGCTTTGACCAACAATGATGTTGCATTGTAGTACTGTAGTATACCTGTACATCACTGCAGCAAAGTGACAATTCTCTacagatcagaaaaaaaaacattttcagggtGTGTGGAACACATGTTATTAGCTTTGACTTGATATAGTAAATTTTCTGTGCATCACAATCATACTAATACCACTGTGCAATGATGAAACCAGTGTGTTATATGGATATTTGCTCAGTAATGCACAGTTAGCTTAATTGATGATCACAAGAGGATGTGGCAATTATGGCACATCATGAGGCTGCTGCCTGCATCTTGTTTTTGATTTAACAGTGAAGCCCAAACAGATACTACATGCATAGCCTGCCTCATACTCAGGCAGATACACACACTTAATCTAGTCCAACCAGTGCTTTGCTATTTCTAGTGTAGGTGTTTGGCTGGTTAAAATGTGCTACTTGCTATTCTGATGCTGTTGCTCCTTTTGCCTGTCAATGACAAAGACACCACATTGGCAGTGTAGGGGTAGCTTTAAAAAGAGGGTATATTGTGAAAcatattgctgtttttatttgaagcaGACTAGAATAGGTATTTTATACACATCatatgcattaaaaaatatgagTACTCTCAATgcacagtgaaaatgaagtgCCATGGAGTCTGCTTGTACTGCTGGAAGATGTTGCACACCTGACTCATTATATGTTCACTGTGGTTTAGTCCAACTCACTTGGCAGCTGCTGGCACCTCCTTGCATGAATCTGGAGCAAACCATGTTGTTGCTGAAGAGGTGGGGGGTAGGCGTTCCTGCAGAGCCAGTCACCAATAATGGGCTGCCTCAGGCACCGCAGCCTGTCGAGATGTCTGGGGAGCAAGAAAGCAAGTCTCAGTCCCAGTTCGTAATACTACATTTACTGTGTATAATATGGCATTATGTGTTATATGGGCAATACTGTGATGAGCTGTTTTATTGACGAAAAATGAATTGACTCCAATTCCATCGGGGCATTATAATGTAATCCTCCAAACATTTGGTGATTGGAgaaatttgctgctttttttgttgtttcatatCACATTAAACCGTAACAGCTGGGGTTTGGAATCACTGGTCAAACATTTAATTTGCTGCAGCCCTAAATTGTGAAATCTGGAGCAACACAGTGCATAACTGCAAAACACGCAGTATACAGGCCCTCACATAACACAGTGTATGCTAAGTATGCATTTAAATTAGCTCCAAGTACTCCAGCTATTTAATATAACACCTCATAAacctgtgaaaaaacaaaaaaatatcatttatgCAGCAGAAGCAGGGAAATGCTGACTTTTAATCCCTATAGTATGggttaagttaaaaaaaaatgctggatCCTACAATTTCCATAATGCAGCCAGATAAAATCTTTCATTAGACTTCCCTCATGCCCCCTAAATACTCACACCTGCAATATGTAAAGCAAACATTGTGTTAAAAATATTGAAGTCTCATGCCTGAGCCAAAATAACCCTAATGACATTGTCACGGTCAATTTTTCAAACTACAGATATCTCTCAATAGAGccacaaaaatatatacaagaTAAAGAAAATGGTGAGAAATACTTCTTATAACTTTCATATGAGGAATTATTATATTTCCCTCTTTTCGGTACATCATCAATTGAGACCACACATACATTCGTAAAAGCCAATTATCATCCGATGTGCAACAGGTGCAGCAGGTGTGATCAGAACTTTTGACACTACCAGTGCAAATAATGTACAGTGATGTGTCCTGCAGTAATTTGAAATTGAACATGTTTACTCATTCACAGATCCTGAACTTTCCCATGAGGAAGAAGTAATATACTTTTAATAATTTGTAGTTACTTTGTTCTTTTGAGGTAGGAACGTGTgagaaattatttaaagcaGAGAATTTGGTGTCTGTAGGTGGTCTTTTAATATGTACACTTGAGTGACATTCTTCATTAAAGCATGCAGGGTTATGCAGAAAGTGGCTACCTGTGTGCAGCGAGCAGTAGACACTACCCACTGGCTGGAGATGAGGGACCACCACAGAAATGCTATCCATCATTCAGAGACACCTGGTGTGTGCCTGGGACACTCATAACAATCTTATCATCCTCAGATGCAGCAACTGAAACAGCAAATCATGTACAGCATGATATatgaagaaaacatctaaaCACTTAATGACTTACATGAGATATACAGAGGACTGTAGCAGTTAAACTTGTAAAACTACATGGTCCTGAAATAGgactacattaaaaaaacatatttgccaAATTGGGAGAGAAAAAGGTAATTTGGTTACTATTTTACATGCTTCTCTGGGGAAAGCCAGGAATAGAAAGGCCTTTCGTGCTGATGATTGCCTGAATTTAACAGAAAGCTCACACTGTAACTCTTTATATACACAAGTTGTGCCATTTTGTGAGTTTTTCAAGgtcagaaaagtaaaaaaaaacaccaactaTGTACTGGACATATGCCTGAAAGCAACTGCAATGACCTGaatgatgtgaaaataaaatacaaaatccaCCAGGTCACTTAAGGGCACTTCTGATTTGACTGTCTTTCATTTGACAAGTTATGTAATCAGAAATTATATAATGTCACACCAATGAAGATTATATATGCACTTATGCAAATGTGGAACCTTCCAAAAACATATTAATTGCAGAAGAGCAGTTTTAGATGTAAACACTaatgtgaaatgaaacaaacGCTACATATCCTACAGTGTGATATTTCTCCAAAAATAGTGTGGCTTACTTTAACTTTACGTCTGCCTGTTCATTGTCTCAGGTCTCAGTGGAGTGGTGGGCTGCGGAAAGACTCAAGACGTTTCTCAGTAATACATGGAAAACCTGAAAGAAACTGTTCCAAAATGTGATTCCCCCAACTTCAAGGGTGCATAAAATAAAGGTCAGGGATCcgtgcagaaatgttttttgtgttatatAAGCATGAGCAAATTAACTTGCTTTtgtctaaaaatatatttgttccCAAGTCAGATTATCAAATTTGTCTACTATTGATAATAttcataatttaataataaatgagATAATATTGGATTGTCCACTGATCATAAAGCActactgcagaaaaaaaaaagacaatatcacattttaaacattaaaaacgcACTGAATGGACATTTATGTATCAATTAACAAATCCAAATATTTTAATACCAATACAGAAAGGTAAAAATGTCAGGAAAAGGAAagcaaacatttcaaatttttattgaacataaataaaaacaacaaaaaaaaaaaaatatggaggtaaaaaaatatttaacaggTTTAGAAATTCTTTATACAACTATGTACAGACAAGGATCCATTGTGCGCCAGTAACAAAACTTCTATGTCAAATTCAATTATTgatcctaaaaaacaaaacatccacagCATTCAGCCTTCAGTATAAAGTCTAGGATCCTATCTACATCCATTAGCTGGGTGTGGGTgcacagaggagaaaaatgtgcacaaaaaaCAGTTGCCACCTATTCTTACAATTAACTGCAGGCATAATAGTAAAGCATAAAGTTAGagtttaatagtaattgtttgttttcatactCTCAATATGTGATGATCATGCAGATTGAAGGACCAAGAAGCAACAAATTTGTGTAATCAAATTATTTCTTCAAAACAACTTTGAGGTAGTAGACCCGGTGAGAGAAAGAGGGTGCAAAACAAGGCAGCAAAAAGAAGAGACGGGATTAAGCTGGGATCGATTTGTAGTAATATTTCAGCTCTATTAGTCAGCCTTCACCTACAAAGAGAAAGTTAAAAgctcaaaacacatttatttccatCAGCTTCATCAATATACATTTATTGTTCAAATatacaaaagtacaaaaagaTTTATAAGGGACTGTGCAGAGCAAGATCACTATATTCATTTTGAGCCCCGCAGCAAGGAAACTCCCTCATAGAccttaaaacacaaacagcacaaataAAGAGCAGACTAATGGTGGGATAAAAGCATTTAGTCCACAGCATCTTTGCTGTTACTGATAAAATCAGGACCTTTCAACTGACTGAATGGGAAAAGGTTTTGGGCAACTACATTAAAACTACCTTTCAGGGCAAATGTCACCAACATCTAAAATATTGGCAGTCCCTGCTCACACGCACGACTTGTGGTACCGAGAGTGCCATGTAAAATGTAGCTGCACTACGATGTTCACAGGATGTTTTGAATCAAATGTGTTAATTTTGTTCTGAACCAAAAGTTATCCCATTTGCTGCAACACCAGT of the Mastacembelus armatus chromosome 11, fMasArm1.2, whole genome shotgun sequence genome contains:
- the LOC113125935 gene encoding 40S ribosomal protein S19, which produces MPSVTVKDVNQQEFVRALSAFLKKSGKLKVPEWVDTVKLARHKELAPCDDNWFYTRAASTARHLYLRGGVGVGSMIKIYGGRQRNGVCPAHFSVGSRNVARKVLQALEGLKMVEKDPNGGRRLTSQGQRDLDRIAGQVASANKKQRSLQSAI